A single Parabacteroides timonensis DNA region contains:
- a CDS encoding DUF4884 domain-containing protein → MRRISFFIFSIGALLSYIVGFTACGLAGTPIAKSAPENNPSYKVEYLFEHDGCKVYRFMDMGNYIYFTNCQGDVTSIENDSVRIVNKIRKQPVKIHREPIE, encoded by the coding sequence ATGAGAAGGATCAGTTTTTTCATCTTTTCGATAGGTGCACTATTGTCTTATATCGTCGGTTTCACTGCCTGTGGCCTGGCGGGAACACCCATCGCCAAATCGGCACCGGAAAACAATCCCAGTTATAAAGTCGAGTATCTGTTTGAGCACGATGGTTGTAAGGTATACCGGTTTATGGATATGGGGAATTACATCTATTTCACCAACTGCCAGGGAGACGTAACGAGTATCGAAAATGACAGTGTCCGTATTGTCAATAAGATACGCAAGCAACCGGTAAAAATCCACAGGGAACCGATTGAATAA
- a CDS encoding MBL fold metallo-hydrolase has translation MEIQIIDTGCFYADGGAMFGAIPKTAWSRRYPSNETNGCILSMRSLLISKAPEKVVLVDNGAGDKHLSQLSYYNFFDLSDLEDELRKKGVSPEQVTDVVLTHLHFDHCGYTTRKNEETGELYPSFPNAVHWVSRKQWENFLHPNPLEKDSYFVENMQAVADRGLLRLIDTDTELCTGIELRIFDGHTPGQLVPYITTTEQTFVFAGDVIPLAASVSPEWISAYDTYPVTSFQEKIRMLEEAAREGQVLIYCHDAYTKCSTVKKVSNFFKKDKVIDL, from the coding sequence ATGGAGATACAAATAATAGACACAGGATGTTTTTACGCGGATGGCGGAGCTATGTTCGGTGCCATTCCGAAGACAGCCTGGAGCCGGCGTTATCCGAGTAACGAGACGAACGGTTGCATCCTCTCGATGAGAAGCCTACTAATATCAAAGGCTCCTGAAAAAGTAGTCCTTGTCGACAACGGTGCAGGCGACAAACACCTCAGCCAACTCAGCTATTACAACTTCTTCGACCTGTCCGACCTGGAAGATGAATTGCGAAAAAAAGGTGTTTCTCCCGAACAGGTAACAGACGTCGTACTCACCCACCTGCATTTCGACCATTGTGGTTATACCACCCGGAAGAATGAGGAGACCGGCGAATTATATCCGTCATTTCCTAATGCTGTCCACTGGGTCAGCCGCAAGCAATGGGAAAACTTCCTGCATCCGAACCCGCTGGAAAAAGACTCTTATTTTGTGGAAAACATGCAGGCTGTTGCAGATAGAGGACTGTTACGCCTTATCGACACCGATACGGAGCTATGCACCGGCATCGAACTCCGTATCTTCGACGGTCATACGCCTGGACAGCTGGTCCCTTACATCACGACTACCGAACAGACTTTTGTCTTTGCCGGAGACGTAATACCCCTTGCTGCGAGCGTCTCACCCGAATGGATATCGGCCTACGACACCTATCCGGTCACTTCCTTCCAGGAAAAGATTCGTATGCTCGAAGAAGCTGCCCGCGAAGGACAGGTACTGATCTATTGCCATGATGCCTACACCAAATGCAGCACCGTGAAAAAAGTCAGCAACTTCTTCAAAAAAGACAAAGTGATAGATTTATAA
- a CDS encoding S9 family peptidase gives MKRNILLLAAICSCYNLFAEEVTVKQFRYAGPYEVKKPFLNDSLDVNSKKFTEKELLKTAIPFSNVRQSTQLLDANTNGEGQLPASSQPYQIGLASFYLNSDRYVKGDLSVKGPETYEVYINNEKQIPADGKITLSLEPHRYEVVIKYLAEANKAESLKVTFNTEAEAVVTATTNPEKRYTISEVYNGTRFRSVSLSPNGKYLLTAYQTTYPGGKTQSYQQVTDRTTGQVVIESSNNDYNWMPKSNRLYYTREGMEGKELVTVDPATQAETILSRNLPDGWFVIAPTEDYLIFTVSEEGPKKDKDMEEILVPDDRQPDWRNRSFLHKYDLATGLFERLTYGYNSTHLNDISKDGRYILFSSSERTLTQRPFSINTLYRMDLQTMQTEALLKDAFIGRAGFSPDGKLLAIEGSGEAFNGIGLKIAPGQTSNIADGQLFIYDPEKKEVSPVSKDFDPSIQFFTWNSNDKQIYLQGEDKDCVRLYVLNPSNGKINPVPLKEEILSDFTLAESAPELVYFGESASNSQRLYSVNLKKNTTVCLKDLSETILKDVTLGEVHDWNFQAAAGDTIYGRYYLPPHFDPNKKYPLIVNYYGGTSPTARSLENRYPSHTYAALGYIVYIIQPSGATGFGQEFSARHVNAWGKRTGDEIIEGTKKFCAEHNFVDAKKIGCIGASYGGFMTQYLQTKTDIFAAAISHAGISDITSYWGEGYWGYSYSSLATANSYPWNARDIYVEQSPLFHADKINTPILFLHGSVDTNVPIGESIQMFTALKLLGKETAFIQVNGQNHQIFDYKKRAEWNNTIYAWFAKWLKEQPQWWEALYPAKSL, from the coding sequence ATGAAAAGAAACATACTACTCTTGGCCGCCATCTGTTCCTGCTACAACCTCTTCGCCGAAGAGGTGACAGTGAAACAGTTCAGATACGCCGGCCCCTACGAAGTAAAGAAGCCGTTCCTCAACGACAGCCTCGATGTAAACAGCAAGAAGTTTACCGAAAAAGAACTACTGAAAACAGCCATCCCGTTCAGCAACGTCCGCCAAAGCACACAACTGCTGGATGCCAACACCAACGGAGAAGGGCAACTCCCTGCTTCCTCCCAGCCTTATCAGATCGGACTGGCCTCCTTCTACCTCAATAGCGACCGGTATGTAAAAGGTGACTTATCGGTAAAAGGTCCGGAGACATACGAAGTATATATAAATAATGAAAAGCAAATACCAGCCGACGGTAAGATCACACTCTCGCTGGAGCCCCACCGTTATGAGGTCGTTATCAAATACCTGGCCGAAGCAAACAAAGCGGAGTCATTAAAAGTAACATTCAACACGGAAGCCGAAGCAGTGGTGACAGCCACTACCAACCCCGAAAAACGATACACCATCAGCGAAGTCTACAACGGAACCCGTTTCCGTTCGGTAAGCCTTTCGCCCAACGGTAAATATCTGCTGACTGCCTACCAGACCACCTACCCCGGTGGTAAGACTCAGTCGTACCAGCAAGTCACCGACAGGACCACCGGGCAAGTTGTAATCGAAAGTAGTAATAACGACTACAATTGGATGCCTAAAAGCAACCGTCTGTATTATACCCGTGAAGGAATGGAAGGCAAAGAACTGGTAACGGTCGATCCCGCCACCCAGGCAGAAACCATCCTTTCCCGTAACCTACCCGACGGCTGGTTCGTGATTGCTCCGACCGAAGACTACCTGATCTTCACCGTTTCAGAAGAAGGGCCGAAGAAAGACAAGGATATGGAAGAAATACTTGTCCCCGACGACCGTCAGCCCGACTGGCGTAACCGTTCTTTCCTTCATAAGTACGACCTGGCGACCGGCCTGTTCGAACGTCTGACCTACGGATACAACTCCACACACCTCAACGATATATCGAAAGATGGCCGTTATATCCTCTTCAGCAGCAGTGAACGTACCCTGACCCAGCGTCCGTTCAGCATCAACACACTCTACCGCATGGATTTGCAGACCATGCAAACCGAGGCATTACTGAAAGACGCCTTTATCGGTCGTGCCGGTTTTTCTCCCGACGGTAAACTGTTGGCGATCGAAGGCTCGGGAGAAGCCTTCAACGGTATCGGATTGAAGATTGCACCGGGACAAACCTCCAATATTGCCGATGGGCAATTATTCATTTATGACCCGGAGAAAAAAGAAGTATCCCCTGTAAGCAAAGATTTTGATCCGTCTATCCAGTTTTTCACCTGGAACAGCAACGATAAACAGATCTATCTTCAGGGCGAAGATAAAGATTGTGTCCGCCTGTATGTTCTCAATCCGTCTAACGGAAAGATCAATCCGGTTCCGTTGAAAGAAGAAATCCTTTCTGATTTCACCCTAGCTGAGTCGGCTCCCGAACTGGTTTATTTCGGCGAAAGCGCTTCCAACTCGCAGCGCCTTTATTCAGTCAACCTGAAAAAGAATACAACCGTTTGTCTGAAAGACCTGTCGGAAACTATATTAAAAGATGTCACACTGGGCGAGGTACACGACTGGAACTTCCAGGCTGCTGCCGGCGATACGATTTACGGACGCTACTACCTGCCTCCTCATTTCGATCCGAATAAGAAATATCCGCTGATCGTCAACTATTACGGTGGAACAAGCCCGACGGCACGTTCGTTGGAAAACCGTTATCCGTCGCATACGTATGCCGCATTAGGCTACATTGTTTATATTATCCAGCCCAGCGGAGCAACCGGTTTCGGACAGGAGTTCTCTGCCCGCCACGTCAATGCCTGGGGGAAACGCACTGGTGATGAAATCATCGAAGGAACAAAGAAGTTCTGTGCAGAACATAATTTCGTCGATGCCAAGAAGATCGGGTGCATCGGTGCTTCTTACGGAGGTTTCATGACACAGTACCTGCAAACGAAAACGGATATTTTTGCCGCTGCAATTTCACATGCCGGTATCAGCGACATTACCAGTTATTGGGGAGAAGGTTACTGGGGATACTCATACAGTTCGCTGGCAACGGCAAACAGCTACCCCTGGAATGCCCGGGATATCTACGTAGAGCAAAGTCCGTTGTTCCATGCCGATAAGATCAACACCCCGATCCTCTTCCTACACGGTTCCGTCGATACGAATGTGCCTATCGGAGAAAGTATCCAGATGTTTACCGCTCTGAAATTGCTTGGTAAGGAAACCGCCTTTATCCAGGTAAACGGACAAAATCATCAGATCTTCGATTATAAGAAACGGGCAGAATGGAATAACACAATCTACGCCTGGTTCGCCAAATGGCTGAAAGAACAACCACAATGGTGGGAAGCCTTATATCCTGCCAAGTCCTTATAA
- the ahpC gene encoding alkyl hydroperoxide reductase subunit C — translation MEPIINSQAPEFKVQAFQNGSFKTVSSEDIKGKWSIFFFYPADFTFVCPTELVDMADKYDQFQAMGVEVYSVSTDSHFVHKAWHDASETIRKIKYPMLADPTGVLSRAFGVMIEEDGMAYRGTFLVNPEGKIKLAEINDNGIGRNADELLRKVEAAQFIAANPSEVCPAKWKKGGETLKPSIDLVGKI, via the coding sequence ATGGAACCTATTATCAATTCACAAGCACCCGAGTTTAAAGTACAGGCATTTCAGAATGGAAGTTTCAAAACTGTAAGCAGCGAAGATATCAAAGGCAAATGGTCTATCTTCTTCTTCTACCCGGCTGACTTTACATTTGTTTGTCCGACTGAACTGGTAGATATGGCTGACAAATATGATCAGTTCCAGGCTATGGGTGTAGAAGTTTATTCTGTAAGTACAGACTCACACTTCGTACACAAAGCATGGCATGATGCTTCTGAAACGATCCGTAAGATCAAATATCCGATGTTGGCAGACCCCACAGGTGTTCTGAGCCGTGCATTCGGTGTGATGATCGAAGAAGACGGTATGGCTTACCGTGGTACATTCCTGGTAAATCCGGAAGGAAAGATCAAACTGGCTGAAATCAACGACAACGGTATCGGCCGTAATGCAGACGAATTGCTTCGTAAAGTAGAAGCTGCTCAGTTCATTGCAGCTAACCCGAGTGAAGTTTGTCCTGCCAAGTGGAAAAAAGGTGGTGAAACACTGAAGCCGAGCATTGATCTGGTCGGCAAGATCTAA
- the pflA gene encoding pyruvate formate-lyase-activating protein, with protein MEGKIHSLESFGTVDGPGIRFVVFMQGCPLRCLYCHNPDTWDSKGGVKYRMTPDELLAEVLRYKNFIAKGGVTVTGGEPLLQAEFLTEFFRLCREEGIHTALDTSGYICTPKALEVLGQVDLVLLDIKTIDPELHPRLTAVKLDNTLRFLDELEKRGIPVWIRHVIVPGLTDNDEALDKLAGYISRYKVVQKAELLPYHTMGAYKYEAQGIDYKLKDVEPLSAERLANAKEIFKKHGITV; from the coding sequence ATGGAGGGGAAAATTCATTCTTTAGAAAGTTTTGGGACTGTGGACGGTCCCGGGATACGTTTTGTTGTCTTTATGCAAGGTTGTCCGCTCCGTTGCCTGTATTGTCATAATCCGGATACCTGGGACAGTAAAGGCGGTGTTAAATACCGAATGACGCCGGACGAGTTGCTGGCGGAAGTGTTGCGGTACAAGAATTTCATTGCTAAGGGCGGTGTAACCGTTACCGGGGGAGAACCTTTGTTGCAGGCCGAATTCCTTACTGAGTTTTTTCGTCTCTGTCGGGAGGAAGGTATTCATACGGCTTTGGATACATCCGGCTATATCTGTACCCCGAAAGCGCTGGAAGTACTTGGGCAGGTCGACCTGGTACTGCTGGATATAAAAACGATCGATCCCGAATTGCATCCCCGTCTGACGGCTGTAAAGCTGGATAATACATTACGTTTCCTGGATGAGTTGGAGAAGCGCGGTATTCCTGTGTGGATTCGTCACGTCATTGTTCCCGGACTGACTGATAATGATGAGGCCTTAGACAAACTTGCCGGATATATCAGTCGATATAAGGTGGTTCAGAAAGCAGAGCTTCTGCCTTATCATACGATGGGCGCGTATAAATATGAAGCGCAAGGAATAGATTATAAACTAAAGGACGTAGAACCCCTGTCTGCCGAACGTCTGGCAAATGCAAAAGAGATATTTAAGAAACATGGTATCACTGTGTGA
- a CDS encoding cation diffusion facilitator family transporter, with the protein MEQHHHDHHHHEITSLNKAFIIGIALNLAFVVAEFAAGFWYNSLGLLSDAGHNLGDVASLVLAMLAFRLAKVHPTCKYTYGYKKSTVLVSLLNAVILLVAVGIIIAESIGKLLHPQPVEGDAIAWVAGIGVVINALTAWLFMKDKDKDLNVKGAYLHMAADALVSIGVVISGIVIAHTGWYIIDPIIGLLIAIVIIVSTWGLLRDSIRLSLDGVPAGTDIDKVEEVIHGVDGVEGVHHLHIWAISTTETALTAHIAICNISEMERIKQEIKHDLLHVGIQHATLEFETSGIQCDGRCCSDK; encoded by the coding sequence ATGGAACAACATCATCACGACCATCATCACCACGAAATAACCTCTTTGAATAAAGCCTTTATTATCGGTATAGCCTTGAACCTGGCGTTTGTCGTTGCTGAGTTTGCGGCAGGCTTTTGGTATAACTCGCTCGGCTTATTGTCGGATGCCGGACATAACCTGGGGGATGTGGCGAGCCTGGTACTAGCCATGCTGGCTTTCCGGCTGGCGAAGGTTCATCCTACCTGTAAATATACGTATGGATATAAGAAAAGTACCGTTCTGGTATCCCTGTTGAATGCGGTTATCCTGCTGGTGGCCGTCGGTATCATTATTGCCGAGAGTATAGGGAAACTGCTTCATCCGCAACCGGTGGAGGGGGATGCCATCGCCTGGGTGGCAGGTATCGGTGTGGTTATAAATGCACTGACGGCCTGGCTTTTTATGAAGGATAAAGACAAGGATTTGAATGTAAAGGGAGCATACCTGCACATGGCGGCCGATGCGTTGGTTTCGATCGGTGTGGTTATCTCCGGTATCGTGATTGCTCATACGGGATGGTATATTATCGACCCGATCATCGGGCTATTGATCGCTATCGTCATTATCGTTTCCACCTGGGGACTGCTACGCGATAGTATCCGGCTTTCGCTGGATGGCGTACCTGCGGGTACGGATATCGACAAGGTAGAAGAGGTGATCCATGGAGTGGATGGAGTAGAGGGAGTACATCACCTGCATATATGGGCGATCAGTACTACCGAAACGGCCCTTACCGCACATATCGCCATCTGTAATATTTCAGAAATGGAACGTATCAAACAGGAGATAAAACATGATCTTTTGCATGTCGGTATCCAGCATGCCACACTCGAGTTCGAAACGTCCGGTATCCAGTGCGATGGACGTTGTTGCTCAGATAAATAG
- a CDS encoding glycoside hydrolase family 20 protein, which yields MNKLSKYALLFAAFAGMVACSDSKVATGDYEIIPLPQDVSLTNGTPFILTPSTSISYPEGNDLLKQAGEFLASYIKEATGYAPKVVTDKSAKPINLSIDKSITNPEGYRLTVTTEGIELAGATEAGVFYGVQSLRKSIPAVAEGMNIELPTVTINDYPRFAYRGMHLDVSRHFFPADSIKKYIDILALHNMNTFHWHLSDDQGWRIEIKKYPELTTIGSQRKETVIGRNSGEYDGKPYGGFYTQDEIRDVIAYAKERFITIIPEIDLPGHQQAALAAYPDLGCTGGPYEVWTQWGISDDVICAGNDKAMGFLEDVLSEVIDLFPSEYIHIGGDECPKVRWKTCPKCQARIKAEGIKGDNKHSAEEYLQSYVISRMEKFVESKGRHIIGWDEILEGGLAPNATVMSWRGVDGGIEAAKQHHNVIMTPNTYLYFDYYQSTDTENEPLAIGGYLPLERVYSLEPTAGIPDEYKKYVIGVQANLWSEYIPTFSQVEYMVMPRMAALAEVQWTDPSKKEYQSFLPRLVRMTKLYDRLGYNYAKNIFDIHAEFTTDTENGEIVVNLSTMGDGDIYYTLDGSKPTSASNKYEAPVKIKEDGTIKAVVVRPSGNSRVFSEKINFSKSTAKPVTLRVAPSKGYDFNGGIELTDGLTGDTNYKTGRWLGFQGKDLDAAIDLKQPVEISKVAFNTNVVKGDWIMGAAGVTVKVSEDGQNFKEVATKAIPSLKQSDKDGIYPQEITFAPVKARYVEVIIKSDKLPAWHGGAGNPAYLFVDEIIIQ from the coding sequence ATGAATAAACTAAGCAAGTACGCGCTGCTTTTTGCAGCTTTTGCAGGAATGGTAGCCTGCTCCGACAGCAAAGTCGCTACCGGTGATTATGAAATCATTCCCCTGCCGCAGGATGTTTCCCTGACAAACGGGACTCCTTTCATCTTAACGCCTTCTACTTCTATCAGCTACCCGGAAGGGAATGACTTACTGAAACAAGCTGGCGAGTTCCTGGCTTCCTATATTAAAGAAGCAACCGGCTACGCACCGAAAGTAGTAACCGACAAAAGTGCTAAACCTATCAACCTCTCTATCGACAAAAGTATCACCAATCCTGAGGGATATCGCCTGACGGTAACTACCGAAGGTATCGAACTGGCAGGTGCTACCGAAGCCGGCGTATTCTACGGGGTACAGTCATTGCGCAAATCGATCCCGGCAGTAGCCGAAGGGATGAATATAGAACTTCCGACCGTGACGATCAACGATTACCCCCGTTTTGCCTATCGTGGCATGCACCTGGATGTATCCCGTCATTTCTTCCCTGCCGACTCTATCAAGAAATACATCGACATATTGGCACTGCACAATATGAACACTTTCCACTGGCATCTTTCCGACGACCAGGGATGGCGTATCGAGATCAAGAAATATCCGGAACTGACCACCATCGGTTCCCAACGGAAAGAAACCGTGATCGGACGTAACTCCGGCGAATATGACGGCAAACCGTACGGTGGTTTCTACACACAAGATGAAATCCGCGACGTAATCGCTTACGCCAAAGAACGTTTCATCACGATCATTCCCGAAATCGACCTGCCCGGTCACCAGCAGGCTGCACTTGCCGCTTACCCGGACCTGGGTTGTACAGGCGGTCCGTATGAAGTATGGACACAATGGGGTATCTCCGACGACGTGATCTGTGCCGGTAACGACAAAGCAATGGGATTCCTGGAAGATGTATTATCGGAAGTGATCGACCTCTTCCCTTCCGAATATATCCATATCGGCGGTGACGAATGTCCGAAAGTACGCTGGAAAACCTGTCCGAAATGCCAGGCCCGTATCAAAGCGGAAGGTATCAAGGGAGACAATAAACACAGTGCGGAAGAATATCTGCAAAGCTATGTCATCTCCCGTATGGAGAAATTCGTGGAAAGCAAAGGCCGTCACATCATCGGTTGGGATGAAATCCTGGAAGGCGGACTGGCTCCTAACGCAACCGTGATGAGCTGGCGTGGTGTAGACGGAGGTATCGAAGCTGCCAAACAACACCACAATGTGATTATGACTCCGAATACTTATCTGTATTTCGACTACTACCAGTCGACCGACACCGAAAATGAACCGTTGGCAATCGGTGGTTACCTGCCGCTGGAACGGGTTTATTCATTGGAACCGACTGCCGGTATCCCCGACGAATACAAGAAATATGTGATCGGTGTACAGGCTAACCTGTGGAGTGAATACATCCCGACCTTCTCACAGGTGGAATATATGGTCATGCCGCGTATGGCTGCCCTGGCCGAAGTGCAATGGACAGATCCGAGCAAGAAAGAATACCAGAGCTTCCTGCCCCGCCTGGTCCGTATGACTAAATTATACGACCGCCTGGGTTACAACTATGCCAAGAACATCTTCGACATCCACGCCGAATTCACCACCGATACGGAGAACGGCGAGATCGTTGTAAACCTGTCCACAATGGGAGACGGTGATATCTACTACACACTGGATGGCAGCAAACCGACCAGTGCTAGCAACAAATATGAAGCCCCTGTCAAAATAAAGGAAGACGGAACGATAAAAGCAGTCGTTGTACGTCCTTCCGGCAACAGCCGCGTATTCTCTGAAAAGATCAACTTCAGCAAATCGACAGCTAAACCTGTTACCTTGCGTGTCGCTCCGAGCAAAGGATACGACTTCAACGGCGGTATCGAACTGACAGACGGTCTGACTGGCGACACAAACTATAAGACCGGCCGCTGGCTGGGCTTCCAGGGAAAAGACCTCGACGCTGCGATCGACCTGAAACAGCCGGTTGAGATCAGCAAGGTAGCCTTCAACACAAATGTCGTAAAAGGCGACTGGATCATGGGAGCAGCCGGAGTGACGGTAAAGGTATCCGAGGACGGCCAGAACTTCAAAGAAGTAGCCACCAAGGCGATCCCTTCATTAAAACAATCCGACAAAGATGGTATCTATCCGCAGGAAATTACTTTTGCCCCGGTAAAAGCACGCTATGTGGAAGTAATCATCAAAAGCGATAAGTTACCGGCATGGCATGGTGGCGCGGGTAATCCGGCTTACCTGTTTGTAGACGAAATTATTATCCAGTAA
- the ahpF gene encoding alkyl hydroperoxide reductase subunit F — MLDSAMKDQLSGIFAGLTTEYIFDITVAPEHESRNELLGLLNDVASCSDKLSTRVTDGKGLEFSLLKNGEKTGIKFRGVPNGHEFTSLLLAILNSDGKGKNIPDESICNRVKALNGPIKLTTYVSLTCTNCPDVVQALNAMTTLNPEISHEMVDGAINQEEVEAMKVQGVPSVFADGKLLHVGRGDFGELLAKLEAQYGVKEEELPVVEKNYDVIIVGGGPAGSAAAIYTARKGLNVAVVADRVGGQVKETVGIENLISVPQTTGQQLALDLMSHMNDYPIDILEHRRVDKVELIGKDKILTTSTGDKLIAPAVIVATGASWRKLNVPGESEYIGRGVAFCPHCDGPFYKEKHVAVVGGGNSGIEAAIDLAGICSKVTVLEFADTLKADKVLQDKLYSLPNVEVFKSSQTMEVIGNGTKVTGIRVKDRETEQERTIDLDGIFVQIGLAANSGAFREVVDTNRPGEIVIDSHCRTSVPGIYAAGDVSTVPYKQIIISMGEGAKAALTAFEDRMRGIV, encoded by the coding sequence ATGTTAGACTCAGCGATGAAAGATCAGTTATCCGGCATCTTTGCAGGATTAACGACAGAATATATTTTTGATATAACAGTAGCTCCCGAACATGAAAGCCGCAACGAGTTACTAGGACTTCTAAACGACGTGGCTTCTTGTTCCGATAAACTATCTACCCGTGTGACAGACGGCAAAGGACTGGAATTTTCTCTGTTGAAGAATGGGGAAAAGACCGGTATCAAATTCCGTGGTGTTCCTAACGGACACGAATTTACCTCTTTACTGTTGGCTATCCTGAATAGCGATGGCAAAGGAAAGAACATACCCGACGAAAGTATCTGCAACCGGGTGAAAGCCCTGAACGGCCCGATCAAACTGACAACGTATGTGTCGCTGACGTGTACGAACTGTCCCGATGTCGTACAGGCACTCAATGCAATGACTACCCTAAACCCGGAGATCAGCCATGAGATGGTAGACGGCGCGATCAACCAGGAAGAGGTGGAAGCTATGAAAGTACAGGGCGTACCTTCTGTGTTTGCTGATGGTAAACTGCTCCACGTAGGCCGTGGTGATTTCGGCGAATTGCTGGCAAAGCTGGAAGCTCAGTATGGGGTGAAAGAAGAAGAGTTGCCGGTAGTGGAAAAGAATTACGATGTCATTATCGTAGGTGGTGGTCCTGCCGGAAGTGCAGCCGCTATCTATACGGCACGCAAGGGGTTGAATGTAGCCGTAGTGGCCGACCGTGTAGGTGGTCAGGTGAAAGAAACTGTCGGAATAGAAAACCTTATTTCCGTACCTCAGACAACCGGTCAGCAGCTGGCTCTCGACCTGATGTCGCACATGAATGATTATCCTATCGATATCCTTGAACACCGCCGGGTGGATAAGGTAGAACTGATAGGAAAGGATAAAATATTGACAACCTCTACCGGCGATAAACTTATTGCTCCTGCCGTAATCGTTGCTACGGGAGCGAGCTGGCGTAAATTGAACGTTCCCGGTGAGAGCGAATATATCGGACGCGGCGTAGCCTTCTGTCCGCATTGCGACGGTCCTTTCTATAAAGAAAAGCATGTTGCCGTTGTAGGTGGTGGAAACTCTGGTATCGAGGCGGCTATCGACCTGGCTGGTATCTGTTCGAAAGTGACTGTCCTGGAATTTGCCGATACGCTGAAAGCCGACAAGGTATTGCAGGATAAACTGTATAGCCTGCCGAACGTAGAAGTGTTCAAAAGCTCACAGACAATGGAGGTGATCGGTAACGGTACAAAAGTGACCGGTATCCGTGTCAAAGATCGTGAGACTGAGCAGGAACGTACAATCGATTTGGATGGTATCTTTGTTCAGATCGGCCTGGCTGCCAATAGCGGTGCTTTCCGTGAGGTTGTAGATACGAACCGTCCGGGCGAGATCGTGATCGATAGTCATTGCCGTACTAGTGTGCCGGGTATTTATGCGGCCGGTGATGTTTCGACCGTTCCTTACAAGCAGATCATTATTTCGATGGGGGAAGGTGCAAAAGCTGCGCTGACTGCTTTCGAAGACCGGATGCGCGGGATAGTGTAA